In Gopherus evgoodei ecotype Sinaloan lineage chromosome 10, rGopEvg1_v1.p, whole genome shotgun sequence, a single window of DNA contains:
- the MYEF2 gene encoding myelin expression factor 2 isoform X2 has protein sequence MSPPRRGEDGDDRPLRHNGVTMVTQQPSSLPPFRTRSRESWPGRRGEARALRTLSNPAAAAAREAGKEMAENDKPEAAAPPGGAEEALAAPDNQPQQQDEEEAAATVTESGGSANGVKMDNDEAAKEEKAPVKEKYVPKPKAIPSLGNKNRFHPYSKDKNSGTGEKKTINRNRVFISNIPYDMKWQAIKDLMREKVGEVTYVELFKDAEGKSRGCGVVEFKDEEFVKKALETMNKYDLSGRPLNIKEDPDGEHARRLLARMGGPFPGGHGPDMTPGLMNLPPSILNNPNIPPEIISNLQAGRLGSTIFVANLDFKVGWKKLKEVFSIAGTVKRADIKEDKDGKSRGMGTVTFEQAIEAVQAISMFNGQFLFDRPMHVKMDDKSIPHEDFRVVENKTPQLPRGLGGIGMGLGPGGQPISATQLSMGGGMGSMGPGGIGMDGPGFGGMNRMGGGIGGFGGMEGMTNMGGFGGVSRMGGMGSVDDFRGNMGSGMSGGIGTGMGGMTTGMGEMFRGGMGGSIDRDFGRSDMAMNRGFGDSFGRMGGAMVGGFAGGMGASSMGPVGSGMSGGMGGMNSMTGGMGMGMDRMSSSFDRMGPAMGAGLDRNIDMDRGFVAGPMGSGVRERGSKGNQIFVRNLPFDLTWQKLKEKFSQCGHVMFAEIKMENGKSKGCGTVRFDSPESAEKACRIMNGIKISGREIDVRLDRNA, from the exons ATGTCCCCGCCTAGAAGAGGGGAGGATGGAGACGACAGGCCTCTCCGGCACAACGGCGTCACTATGGTAACCCAACAGCCCTCTTCGCTCCCCCCCTTCCGGACTCGTTCTCGCGAGAGCTGGCCGGGCCGGCGCGGAGAGGCCAGGGCGCTTAGGACCCTTTCAAACCCAGCGGCTGCGGCGGCACGGGAGGCAGGCAAGGAAATGGCGGAGAACGATAAGCCGGAGGCCGCGGCGCCCCCGGGGGGAGCGGAGGAGGCCTTAGCCGCCCCCGACAACCAGCCTCAACAGCAGGATGAAGAGGAGGCGGCGGCAACAGTGACCGAGAGCGGCGGCAGCGCCAATGGCGTCAAAAT GGATAATGATGAGGCAGCAAAGGAAGAGAAAGCACCTGTGAAGGAAAAGTATGTTCCAAAACCGAAGGCAATTCCATCTCTTGGAAACAAGAATAGATTCCATCCGTATTCAAAGGACAAGAATTCAGgcactggagaaaagaagactattAACCGTAACAGAGTTTTCATTAGCAACATCCCATATGACATGAAATGGCAAGCTATTAAAGATCTTATGAGAGAAAAAG TTGGTGAGGTTACATACGTGGAGCTGTTTAAGGATGCTGAAGGAAAATCAAGG GGTTGtgg TGTGGTTGAATTCAAAGATGAAGAGTTCGTAAAGAAAGCATTAGAAACTATGAACAAATATGACCTTAGTGGAAGACCCCTGAACATTAAAGAG GATCCTGATGGTGAACATGCTCGCAGGTTATTGGCGCGTATGGGAGGACCATTCCCAGGAGGACATGGACCTGATATGACACCTGGATTGATGAATTTACCCCCTTCAATTCTCAATAATCCAAACATTCCTCCTGAGATTATTAGTAATTTGCAGGCTGGCAGGCTTGGGTCCACTATTTTTGTTGCTAAT CTTGACTTTAAAGTTGGCTGGAAGAAACTAAAGGAGGTGTTCAGCATTGCTGGAACTGTAAAACGTGCAGATATCAAAGAAGACAAGGATGGCAAGAGTCGAGGAATGGGAACAGTCACTTTTGAACAAGCAATTGAAGCAGTTCAGGCAATAT CTATGTTCAATGGACAGTTCCTGTTTGATAGACCCATGCATGTAAAAATG GATGACAAATCAATTCCTCATGAAGACTTCCGTGTGGTGGAGAACAAGACGCCACAGTTACCTC GTGGCCTTGGAGGTATTGGGATGGGACTTGGACCAGGAGGACAGCCCATCAGTGCAACCCAATTGAGCATGGGTGGTGGAATGGGCAGTATGGGTCCAGGAG GTATCGGAATGGATGGCCCAGGCTTtggaggaatgaacagaatgggaggag GTATCGGTGGATTTGGTGGAATGGAAGGAATGACTAACATGGGAGGATTTGGTGGAGTCAGCAGAATGGGAG GGATGGGGAGTGTAGATGACTTCAGAGGAAATATGGGCAGTGGAATGAGTGGGGGCATAGGAACCGGCATGGGAGGCATGACAACTGGCATGGGAG AAATGTTTCGTGGTGGAATGGGAGGAAGTATTGACAGAGATTTTGGTCGGAGTGACATGGCAATGAACCGGGGCTTTGGAGATTCATTTGGAAGAATGG GTGGTGCAATGGTTGGTGGTTTTGCAGGAGGAATGGGCGCTTCTAGCATGGGCCCAGTAGGATCTGGAATGA GTGGTGGAATGGGTGGTATGAATAGTATGACTGGaggaatggggatggggatggatcgAATGAGCTCCAGTTTTGATCGAATGGGACCAGCTATGGGAGCTGGCCTTGACAGGAACATTGATATGGATCGAGGATTTGTGGCTGGCCCGATGGGAagtggtgtgagagagagaggttctAAAGGCAACCAGATATTTGTCAGAAAT CTTCCATTTGACTTGACCTGGCAGAAGCTAAAAGAGAAATTCAGTCAATGTG GTCATGTAATGTTTGCTGAAATAAAAATGGAGAATGGAAAATCAAAAGGCTGTGGAACAGTCAGGTTTGACTCACCAGAATCTGCTGAAAAAGCCTGTAGAATAATGAACGGCAtaaaaatcagtggcagagaaatTGATGTACGCTTGGATCGCAATGCATAA
- the MYEF2 gene encoding myelin expression factor 2 isoform X1: protein MSPPRRGEDGDDRPLRHNGVTMVTQQPSSLPPFRTRSRESWPGRRGEARALRTLSNPAAAAAREAGKEMAENDKPEAAAPPGGAEEALAAPDNQPQQQDEEEAAATVTESGGSANGVKMDNDEAAKEEKAPVKEKYVPKPKAIPSLGNKNRFHPYSKDKNSGTGEKKTINRNRVFISNIPYDMKWQAIKDLMREKVGEVTYVELFKDAEGKSRGCGVVEFKDEEFVKKALETMNKYDLSGRPLNIKEDPDGEHARRLLARMGGPFPGGHGPDMTPGLMNLPPSILNNPNIPPEIISNLQAGRLGSTIFVANLDFKVGWKKLKEVFSIAGTVKRADIKEDKDGKSRGMGTVTFEQAIEAVQAISMFNGQFLFDRPMHVKMDDKSIPHEDFRVVENKTPQLPRGLGGIGMGLGPGGQPISATQLSMGGGMGSMGPGGIGMDGPGFGGMNRMGGGIGGFGGMEGMTNMGGFGGVSRMGGMGSVDDFRGNMGSGMSGGIGTGMGGMTTGMGAEMFRGGMGGSIDRDFGRSDMAMNRGFGDSFGRMGGAMVGGFAGGMGASSMGPVGSGMSGGMGGMNSMTGGMGMGMDRMSSSFDRMGPAMGAGLDRNIDMDRGFVAGPMGSGVRERGSKGNQIFVRNLPFDLTWQKLKEKFSQCGHVMFAEIKMENGKSKGCGTVRFDSPESAEKACRIMNGIKISGREIDVRLDRNA, encoded by the exons ATGTCCCCGCCTAGAAGAGGGGAGGATGGAGACGACAGGCCTCTCCGGCACAACGGCGTCACTATGGTAACCCAACAGCCCTCTTCGCTCCCCCCCTTCCGGACTCGTTCTCGCGAGAGCTGGCCGGGCCGGCGCGGAGAGGCCAGGGCGCTTAGGACCCTTTCAAACCCAGCGGCTGCGGCGGCACGGGAGGCAGGCAAGGAAATGGCGGAGAACGATAAGCCGGAGGCCGCGGCGCCCCCGGGGGGAGCGGAGGAGGCCTTAGCCGCCCCCGACAACCAGCCTCAACAGCAGGATGAAGAGGAGGCGGCGGCAACAGTGACCGAGAGCGGCGGCAGCGCCAATGGCGTCAAAAT GGATAATGATGAGGCAGCAAAGGAAGAGAAAGCACCTGTGAAGGAAAAGTATGTTCCAAAACCGAAGGCAATTCCATCTCTTGGAAACAAGAATAGATTCCATCCGTATTCAAAGGACAAGAATTCAGgcactggagaaaagaagactattAACCGTAACAGAGTTTTCATTAGCAACATCCCATATGACATGAAATGGCAAGCTATTAAAGATCTTATGAGAGAAAAAG TTGGTGAGGTTACATACGTGGAGCTGTTTAAGGATGCTGAAGGAAAATCAAGG GGTTGtgg TGTGGTTGAATTCAAAGATGAAGAGTTCGTAAAGAAAGCATTAGAAACTATGAACAAATATGACCTTAGTGGAAGACCCCTGAACATTAAAGAG GATCCTGATGGTGAACATGCTCGCAGGTTATTGGCGCGTATGGGAGGACCATTCCCAGGAGGACATGGACCTGATATGACACCTGGATTGATGAATTTACCCCCTTCAATTCTCAATAATCCAAACATTCCTCCTGAGATTATTAGTAATTTGCAGGCTGGCAGGCTTGGGTCCACTATTTTTGTTGCTAAT CTTGACTTTAAAGTTGGCTGGAAGAAACTAAAGGAGGTGTTCAGCATTGCTGGAACTGTAAAACGTGCAGATATCAAAGAAGACAAGGATGGCAAGAGTCGAGGAATGGGAACAGTCACTTTTGAACAAGCAATTGAAGCAGTTCAGGCAATAT CTATGTTCAATGGACAGTTCCTGTTTGATAGACCCATGCATGTAAAAATG GATGACAAATCAATTCCTCATGAAGACTTCCGTGTGGTGGAGAACAAGACGCCACAGTTACCTC GTGGCCTTGGAGGTATTGGGATGGGACTTGGACCAGGAGGACAGCCCATCAGTGCAACCCAATTGAGCATGGGTGGTGGAATGGGCAGTATGGGTCCAGGAG GTATCGGAATGGATGGCCCAGGCTTtggaggaatgaacagaatgggaggag GTATCGGTGGATTTGGTGGAATGGAAGGAATGACTAACATGGGAGGATTTGGTGGAGTCAGCAGAATGGGAG GGATGGGGAGTGTAGATGACTTCAGAGGAAATATGGGCAGTGGAATGAGTGGGGGCATAGGAACCGGCATGGGAGGCATGACAACTGGCATGGGAG CAGAAATGTTTCGTGGTGGAATGGGAGGAAGTATTGACAGAGATTTTGGTCGGAGTGACATGGCAATGAACCGGGGCTTTGGAGATTCATTTGGAAGAATGG GTGGTGCAATGGTTGGTGGTTTTGCAGGAGGAATGGGCGCTTCTAGCATGGGCCCAGTAGGATCTGGAATGA GTGGTGGAATGGGTGGTATGAATAGTATGACTGGaggaatggggatggggatggatcgAATGAGCTCCAGTTTTGATCGAATGGGACCAGCTATGGGAGCTGGCCTTGACAGGAACATTGATATGGATCGAGGATTTGTGGCTGGCCCGATGGGAagtggtgtgagagagagaggttctAAAGGCAACCAGATATTTGTCAGAAAT CTTCCATTTGACTTGACCTGGCAGAAGCTAAAAGAGAAATTCAGTCAATGTG GTCATGTAATGTTTGCTGAAATAAAAATGGAGAATGGAAAATCAAAAGGCTGTGGAACAGTCAGGTTTGACTCACCAGAATCTGCTGAAAAAGCCTGTAGAATAATGAACGGCAtaaaaatcagtggcagagaaatTGATGTACGCTTGGATCGCAATGCATAA
- the MYEF2 gene encoding myelin expression factor 2 isoform X3: MSPPRRGEDGDDRPLRHNGVTMVTQQPSSLPPFRTRSRESWPGRRGEARALRTLSNPAAAAAREAGKEMAENDKPEAAAPPGGAEEALAAPDNQPQQQDEEEAAATVTESGGSANGVKMDNDEAAKEEKAPVKEKYVPKPKAIPSLGNKNRFHPYSKDKNSGTGEKKTINRNRVFISNIPYDMKWQAIKDLMREKVGEVTYVELFKDAEGKSRGCGVVEFKDEEFVKKALETMNKYDLSGRPLNIKEDPDGEHARRLLARMGGPFPGGHGPDMTPGLMNLPPSILNNPNIPPEIISNLQAGRLGSTIFVANLDFKVGWKKLKEVFSIAGTVKRADIKEDKDGKSRGMGTVTFEQAIEAVQAISMFNGQFLFDRPMHVKMDDKSIPHEDFRVVENKTPQLPRGLGGIGMGLGPGGQPISATQLSMGGGMGSMGPGGIGMDGPGFGGMNRMGGGMTNMGGFGGVSRMGGMGSVDDFRGNMGSGMSGGIGTGMGGMTTGMGAEMFRGGMGGSIDRDFGRSDMAMNRGFGDSFGRMGGAMVGGFAGGMGASSMGPVGSGMSGGMGGMNSMTGGMGMGMDRMSSSFDRMGPAMGAGLDRNIDMDRGFVAGPMGSGVRERGSKGNQIFVRNLPFDLTWQKLKEKFSQCGHVMFAEIKMENGKSKGCGTVRFDSPESAEKACRIMNGIKISGREIDVRLDRNA; encoded by the exons ATGTCCCCGCCTAGAAGAGGGGAGGATGGAGACGACAGGCCTCTCCGGCACAACGGCGTCACTATGGTAACCCAACAGCCCTCTTCGCTCCCCCCCTTCCGGACTCGTTCTCGCGAGAGCTGGCCGGGCCGGCGCGGAGAGGCCAGGGCGCTTAGGACCCTTTCAAACCCAGCGGCTGCGGCGGCACGGGAGGCAGGCAAGGAAATGGCGGAGAACGATAAGCCGGAGGCCGCGGCGCCCCCGGGGGGAGCGGAGGAGGCCTTAGCCGCCCCCGACAACCAGCCTCAACAGCAGGATGAAGAGGAGGCGGCGGCAACAGTGACCGAGAGCGGCGGCAGCGCCAATGGCGTCAAAAT GGATAATGATGAGGCAGCAAAGGAAGAGAAAGCACCTGTGAAGGAAAAGTATGTTCCAAAACCGAAGGCAATTCCATCTCTTGGAAACAAGAATAGATTCCATCCGTATTCAAAGGACAAGAATTCAGgcactggagaaaagaagactattAACCGTAACAGAGTTTTCATTAGCAACATCCCATATGACATGAAATGGCAAGCTATTAAAGATCTTATGAGAGAAAAAG TTGGTGAGGTTACATACGTGGAGCTGTTTAAGGATGCTGAAGGAAAATCAAGG GGTTGtgg TGTGGTTGAATTCAAAGATGAAGAGTTCGTAAAGAAAGCATTAGAAACTATGAACAAATATGACCTTAGTGGAAGACCCCTGAACATTAAAGAG GATCCTGATGGTGAACATGCTCGCAGGTTATTGGCGCGTATGGGAGGACCATTCCCAGGAGGACATGGACCTGATATGACACCTGGATTGATGAATTTACCCCCTTCAATTCTCAATAATCCAAACATTCCTCCTGAGATTATTAGTAATTTGCAGGCTGGCAGGCTTGGGTCCACTATTTTTGTTGCTAAT CTTGACTTTAAAGTTGGCTGGAAGAAACTAAAGGAGGTGTTCAGCATTGCTGGAACTGTAAAACGTGCAGATATCAAAGAAGACAAGGATGGCAAGAGTCGAGGAATGGGAACAGTCACTTTTGAACAAGCAATTGAAGCAGTTCAGGCAATAT CTATGTTCAATGGACAGTTCCTGTTTGATAGACCCATGCATGTAAAAATG GATGACAAATCAATTCCTCATGAAGACTTCCGTGTGGTGGAGAACAAGACGCCACAGTTACCTC GTGGCCTTGGAGGTATTGGGATGGGACTTGGACCAGGAGGACAGCCCATCAGTGCAACCCAATTGAGCATGGGTGGTGGAATGGGCAGTATGGGTCCAGGAG GTATCGGAATGGATGGCCCAGGCTTtggaggaatgaacagaatgggaggag GAATGACTAACATGGGAGGATTTGGTGGAGTCAGCAGAATGGGAG GGATGGGGAGTGTAGATGACTTCAGAGGAAATATGGGCAGTGGAATGAGTGGGGGCATAGGAACCGGCATGGGAGGCATGACAACTGGCATGGGAG CAGAAATGTTTCGTGGTGGAATGGGAGGAAGTATTGACAGAGATTTTGGTCGGAGTGACATGGCAATGAACCGGGGCTTTGGAGATTCATTTGGAAGAATGG GTGGTGCAATGGTTGGTGGTTTTGCAGGAGGAATGGGCGCTTCTAGCATGGGCCCAGTAGGATCTGGAATGA GTGGTGGAATGGGTGGTATGAATAGTATGACTGGaggaatggggatggggatggatcgAATGAGCTCCAGTTTTGATCGAATGGGACCAGCTATGGGAGCTGGCCTTGACAGGAACATTGATATGGATCGAGGATTTGTGGCTGGCCCGATGGGAagtggtgtgagagagagaggttctAAAGGCAACCAGATATTTGTCAGAAAT CTTCCATTTGACTTGACCTGGCAGAAGCTAAAAGAGAAATTCAGTCAATGTG GTCATGTAATGTTTGCTGAAATAAAAATGGAGAATGGAAAATCAAAAGGCTGTGGAACAGTCAGGTTTGACTCACCAGAATCTGCTGAAAAAGCCTGTAGAATAATGAACGGCAtaaaaatcagtggcagagaaatTGATGTACGCTTGGATCGCAATGCATAA